From the Capnocytophaga sp. oral taxon 878 genome, the window GATTTGTCAGGTTTTGGGGATTACTACGACTAATTATTGGAAGATGTTGCAACGGGGCCGGCTGCAACTTAGGGAGTACTTGGATATAAATTGGTTCAATAAATAATGAAACGCCTTTTACACAAACTAATACACTTAATCATTATGCCGTGTGATAAAGCTACTTTGATTATTGAAAAGCAACTATGCGGCAAACTTACAACAACTGAATCACTACGCTTAAAAGCTCATTTGCACTGGTGCAAGGTATGTCCTGATTATTATAAGAAAGCTAAAACAATTGATGTTTGGCTAGGGAAGTTATCAAAGAGATGGGATATGCAGGAGCTTATAAAAGAGGAAGAGTTAGAGACTTTTAAAAAGCGAATAAAAAAACAAGTCCATACACATTCATAATTCACAATAAGACATTTTTTTTGCAAAATTTTCAATTCATTCACTTAGCTTTATTTTTATTCAGCCCCCTATAGTAGGTGAGTGACCCGCTTTAAAACGCGTACCTTTTTATTGATTTTTCACACTGAAGGTTTCTTGCCTTATTAGGGGGCTGGTTTTTAAGAAAGAAGGTAATTATTTGTGTTCTTTCGTTAATGATTTAGTTTATCCGCAGGCTGAATAAAAGGGCTTTATCTATATCATTATGCCCTTTTATTTGGAGGCGGGTAGTACCATAGGGTTGAAATAAGGTTACATACAATAATTTGCTTTTCTAAACTGGTTAAAACATTTAACTGAAAAAGCTGCTAAGCGTGTTGCTTAGCAGCTTTTTTTATTGGTTGATGAAATCTTGTTCGGCGGTGGTGAGGATGAATTTTGCTTGGTTGGGCTTATGGGGTGTGATGTATTGAAAGAAGGGGTTATTGACGTCTATCCGGTCGGATTTTTTGATGTGACCGCCTTCTTTTACTCCTGTTCGGAGGAAGGATTGCTCGATATAGGCTTGGTCGGTTTTGCCTTGGTATTGGAATATGATGCTTCCTTTTATTGAATAGGAGCTGAATAGGAGTTTGTTTTTATAGGGGGTGAATGTGATTTGCCAAGTGCCTTTGTTATCAAATGTTTTGTAGGGTATTTTCTTTTTTTGGGAGATGCCTTCGCCATTGGTGGGTTTTTGGGTGAAGGATATTTGCTTGATGGCTTGTGTGTTTTTGTCGAAATAGATGACGGAGTTTTGCAAATCGACGGGTTCGTTTTTGTTGATATAGACTTGGGCGTTAAAGGTTACTATGGTGTGCTGGTGGTCTTTTTCTACTTTTTTGATTTCAATATCTTTGGCGTTATTGAGTGCTATTAAGTAGAAATTGAGGTGGAGGTATGGCAATATGAAATTTGGGTAGAAGAAGGCGCTATTGACTCCTTCGTCGGGGTTGGATATTTTGGAATAATCGGTGTTTTTGAGGTGTATGTGTAGGTTATCGTTGAGTGATTTTTTGAATTGTAGTATGTGGTTTTTGCTCCACCAGTCTAACTGTACTTGGTAGAGGCGTATGAGGGTGTCGTTCTTGAGGTATTTTTCGCGGTAGGTGATTTCTAAGATTTTGGATTGGGTGTCGTATAGTTTGAAGTAATTATCGATTACGTATTTTACTTTTTCTTTTAGGGGGTAGTTATAGACTACGACTTCGTCGAGTTGTATTTCATAGGGCTGGAGGTGTATGGTGGTGGTGTTAAAATGGGGTGGTGTGAAGATTTTTTTGGTTTGGTAGCCTATGTGGCTGAGGGTAAGGGTATCGTTCTCGATGTTGATGCGTAATTTTCCTTCGGCATTGGTGATAGTGCCGTTAAGGGTGGTGGGGTAATAGGCTTCGGCATTGGGGATGGGCTGGTGTGTGGTGGCATCGAGTAGGGTGATGGTGGCTACTTGGGCGCGAAGGGCGCTGGTGGTGAAAAGGAGGAGGTAAAGGAGTGATTTCATTTTGTTTGTTTTTTAGGGTTTGTGGGGCAAAGATAGAAATTTTTTTTAATTGTGTATGAATGATTGGGAATTATG encodes:
- a CDS encoding carboxypeptidase-like regulatory domain-containing protein, encoding MKSLLYLLLFTTSALRAQVATITLLDATTHQPIPNAEAYYPTTLNGTITNAEGKLRINIENDTLTLSHIGYQTKKIFTPPHFNTTTIHLQPYEIQLDEVVVYNYPLKEKVKYVIDNYFKLYDTQSKILEITYREKYLKNDTLIRLYQVQLDWWSKNHILQFKKSLNDNLHIHLKNTDYSKISNPDEGVNSAFFYPNFILPYLHLNFYLIALNNAKDIEIKKVEKDHQHTIVTFNAQVYINKNEPVDLQNSVIYFDKNTQAIKQISFTQKPTNGEGISQKKKIPYKTFDNKGTWQITFTPYKNKLLFSSYSIKGSIIFQYQGKTDQAYIEQSFLRTGVKEGGHIKKSDRIDVNNPFFQYITPHKPNQAKFILTTAEQDFINQ